Proteins encoded together in one Neisseria lactamica window:
- the mlaE gene encoding lipid asymmetry maintenance ABC transporter permease subunit MlaE gives MNFIRSVGAKTLGLIQSLGSITLFLLNILAKSGTAFVRPRLSVRQVYFAGVLSVLIVAVSGLFVGMVLGLQGYTQLSKFKSADILGYMVAASLLRELGPVLAAILFASSAGGAMTSEIGLMKTTEQLEAMNVMAVNPVARVVAPRFWAGVFSMPLLASIFNVAGIFGAYLVGVTWLGLDSGIFWSQMQNNITIHYDVINGLIKSVAFGVAVTLIAVHQGFHCVPTSEGILRASTRTVVSSALTILAVDFILTAWMFTD, from the coding sequence ATGAATTTTATCCGTTCCGTCGGGGCGAAAACCCTCGGCCTTATTCAATCTCTCGGCAGTATCACGCTGTTTCTGCTGAATATTCTGGCGAAATCCGGTACGGCTTTCGTCCGTCCGCGCCTGAGCGTGCGCCAAGTGTATTTCGCCGGCGTGCTGTCGGTGCTGATTGTTGCCGTTTCGGGGCTGTTTGTCGGCATGGTCTTGGGTTTGCAGGGCTATACGCAGTTGTCGAAATTCAAATCCGCCGATATTTTGGGCTATATGGTCGCGGCTTCGCTGTTGCGCGAACTGGGTCCCGTGTTGGCGGCGATTCTGTTTGCCAGCAGCGCGGGCGGTGCGATGACCAGCGAAATCGGTTTGATGAAAACGACCGAACAGCTCGAAGCGATGAACGTGATGGCGGTAAACCCTGTTGCCCGCGTGGTTGCCCCGCGCTTTTGGGCGGGCGTGTTTTCCATGCCGCTTTTGGCTTCGATTTTCAACGTGGCGGGCATCTTCGGCGCGTATTTGGTCGGTGTAACTTGGCTGGGCTTGGACAGCGGTATTTTCTGGTCGCAAATGCAGAACAACATTACGATACACTACGACGTAATCAACGGTCTGATTAAATCCGTCGCGTTCGGCGTGGCGGTAACGCTGATTGCCGTGCATCAGGGCTTCCACTGCGTCCCGACCTCGGAAGGCATTTTGCGCGCCAGCACGCGCACGGTGGTTTCGTCCGCCCTGACGATTTTGGCGGTCGATTTTATATTGACCGCGTGGATGTTTACAGATTGA
- a CDS encoding helix-turn-helix transcriptional regulator, whose product MEKAEHLNSSRFVSLANDGGGDYVEGGYRFDTLSNGISIHGGTVTARCDFCSSRLAEPYVSFVLLLEGSLNFGINRSRFQIDADGGKIVLIAVGEEVLFSRYLYRGGKTVKMTIKGMEQWLLRPEYARFAPLLYREPVRIWDLSPNLRGLAASCLQAVPKGHLGETLRREADVLRLLSDLWDTVSDGIGPAAGETAEADAMPSEDFSRTLNAAFADGAHQVNRLTDALNISERTLQRRMRDHFGITASEWLHHKQMQHALYLLQNGDKSIGETAYLCGYRHVSSFTQAFRQYFGSTPAETKKENR is encoded by the coding sequence ATGGAAAAAGCAGAACATTTGAACAGCAGCCGGTTCGTCAGCCTGGCGAACGACGGGGGCGGAGATTATGTGGAAGGCGGCTACCGTTTCGATACTTTGTCCAACGGCATTTCCATCCACGGCGGTACGGTAACGGCACGGTGCGATTTTTGCAGCAGCCGCCTTGCCGAACCTTATGTGTCGTTCGTGCTGTTGCTGGAAGGCTCTTTGAACTTCGGCATCAACCGGAGCCGATTCCAAATCGATGCGGACGGCGGCAAGATCGTCCTGATTGCTGTCGGGGAAGAAGTCCTGTTCAGCCGCTATCTTTACCGAGGCGGCAAAACGGTCAAAATGACCATTAAAGGTATGGAACAATGGCTGCTGCGTCCGGAATACGCGCGTTTCGCACCCCTGCTTTACCGCGAACCGGTCAGGATATGGGATTTGTCCCCAAACCTGCGCGGCTTGGCGGCATCCTGCCTGCAAGCCGTCCCAAAGGGGCATTTGGGCGAAACATTGCGCCGCGAGGCGGACGTTTTGCGGCTGCTGTCGGATTTGTGGGACACGGTTTCAGACGGCATCGGGCCGGCGGCAGGAGAAACGGCGGAAGCAGACGCTATGCCGTCTGAAGACTTCAGCCGCACCCTGAATGCCGCGTTTGCCGACGGCGCACACCAAGTCAACCGGCTGACAGACGCGCTGAACATCAGCGAAAGGACGCTGCAACGCCGTATGCGCGACCATTTCGGCATTACCGCAAGCGAGTGGCTGCACCACAAACAAATGCAGCACGCGCTCTATCTGTTGCAAAACGGGGATAAAAGCATAGGCGAAACCGCATATTTATGCGGCTACCGCCACGTTTCCAGCTTTACTCAGGCATTCAGGCAATATTTCGGCAGCACGCCTGCGGAAACCAAAAAAGAAAACCGGTAA
- a CDS encoding surface lipoprotein assembly modifier, with amino-acid sequence MLYFRYGFLVVWCAAGVSAAYGADAPAILDDKALLQVQRSVSDKWAESDWKVENDAPRVVDGDFLLAHPKMLEHSLRDALNGNQADLIASLADLYAKLPDYDAVLYGRARALLAKLAGRPAEAVARYRELHGENAADERILLDLAAAEFDDFRLKSAERHFAEAAKLDLPAPVLENVGRFRKKTEGLTGWRFSGGISPAVNRNANNAAPQYCRQNGGRQICSVSRAERAAGLNYEIEAEKLTALADNHYLLFRSNIGGTSYYFSKKSAYDDGFGRAYLGWQYKNARQTVGILPFYQVQLSGSDGFDAKTKRVNNRRLSPYMLAHGVGVQLSHTYRPNPGWQFSVALEHYRQRYREQDRAEYNNGRQDGFYVSSAKRLGESATVFGGWQFVRFVPKRETVGGAVNNAAYRRNGVYAGWAQEWRQLGGLNSRVSASYARRNYKGIAAFSTEAQRNREWNVSLALSHDKLSYKGIVPALNYRFGRTESNVPYAKRRNSEVFVSADWRF; translated from the coding sequence ATGTTGTATTTCAGATACGGCTTTTTGGTTGTTTGGTGTGCGGCAGGTGTTTCTGCCGCCTATGGGGCGGATGCGCCCGCGATTTTGGATGACAAGGCATTGTTGCAGGTGCAGCGGTCGGTGTCGGATAAGTGGGCGGAATCGGATTGGAAAGTTGAAAATGATGCCCCGCGTGTGGTTGACGGGGATTTTTTGTTGGCACATCCGAAAATGTTGGAACATAGTTTGCGCGACGCGCTCAACGGCAATCAGGCGGATTTAATCGCTTCGTTGGCGGATTTGTATGCCAAGCTGCCGGATTATGACGCGGTTTTGTACGGCAGGGCGCGGGCTTTGCTGGCGAAATTGGCGGGAAGGCCGGCGGAGGCGGTGGCGCGGTATCGGGAACTGCACGGGGAAAATGCGGCAGACGAGCGGATTTTGCTGGATTTGGCGGCGGCGGAGTTTGACGATTTCCGACTGAAGTCGGCAGAAAGGCATTTTGCGGAGGCGGCAAAATTGGATTTGCCGGCGCCGGTTTTGGAAAATGTGGGGCGTTTTCGGAAAAAAACGGAGGGGCTGACGGGCTGGCGTTTTTCGGGCGGCATCAGTCCGGCGGTCAATAGAAATGCCAATAATGCCGCGCCGCAGTATTGCCGGCAAAACGGAGGCCGGCAGATATGCAGTGTCAGCCGGGCGGAGCGGGCGGCAGGGTTGAATTATGAAATCGAGGCGGAAAAACTGACGGCGTTGGCAGATAATCATTATTTGTTGTTCCGTTCCAATATCGGCGGCACGAGCTATTATTTCAGTAAAAAATCAGCTTATGATGACGGGTTCGGCAGGGCGTATTTGGGTTGGCAGTATAAAAATGCGCGGCAGACGGTGGGGATTTTGCCGTTTTATCAGGTGCAGTTGTCGGGCAGCGACGGCTTTGATGCGAAAACAAAACGGGTAAACAACCGCCGCCTGTCGCCGTATATGCTGGCGCACGGAGTCGGCGTGCAGCTGTCCCATACTTACCGCCCAAACCCGGGATGGCAATTTTCGGTCGCGCTGGAACATTACCGCCAACGCTACCGCGAACAGGATAGGGCGGAATACAATAACGGCAGGCAGGACGGGTTTTATGTTTCGTCGGCAAAACGTTTGGGCGAATCGGCAACTGTGTTCGGCGGCTGGCAGTTTGTGCGGTTTGTGCCGAAACGCGAAACGGTGGGCGGCGCGGTCAATAATGCCGCCTACCGGCGCAACGGTGTTTATGCCGGCTGGGCGCAGGAGTGGCGGCAGTTGGGCGGTTTGAACAGTCGGGTTTCCGCGTCTTATGCCCGCCGCAACTATAAGGGCATTGCGGCTTTCTCGACAGAGGCGCAACGCAACCGCGAATGGAATGTCTCGCTGGCTTTGAGCCACGACAAGTTGTCGTACAAAGGTATCGTACCGGCGTTGAATTATCGTTTCGGCAGGACGGAAAGTAATGTGCCGTATGCGAAACGCCGCAACAGCGAGGTGTTTGTGTCGGCGGATTGGCGGTTTTGA
- the hupB gene encoding haemoglobin-haptoglobin-utilization protein HupB translates to MHIPFKPVLAAAAIAQAFPAFAADPAPQSTQTLNEITVTGTHKTQKLGEEKIRRKTLDKLLVNDEHDLVRYDPGISVVEGGRAGSNGFTIRGVDKDRVAINVDGLAQAESRSSEAFQELFGAYGNFNANRNTSEPENFSEVTITKGADSLKSGSGALGGAVNYQTKSASDYVSEGKPYHLGIKGGSVGKNSQKFSSITAAGRLYGLDALLVYTRRFGKETKNRSTEGDVEIRNPGYIYNPTDTSGPSKWLEYVATGVARSRPDPQEWVNKSTLFKLGYNFNDRNRIGWIFEDSRTDRFTNELSNLWTGTTTSLATGDYRHRQDVSYRRRSGVEYKNELEHGPWDSLKLRYDKQRIDMNTWTWDIPKNYDTNGINGEVYHSFRHIRQNTAQWTADFEKQLDFSKAVWAAQYGLGGGRGDNANSDYSYFAKLYDPKILTTNQGKITMLIENRSKYKFAYWNNAFHLGGNDRFRLNAGIRYDKNSSSAKDDPKYTTAIRGQIPHLGSERAHAGFSYGTGFDWRFTKHLHLLVKYSTGFRAPTSDETWLLFPHPDFYLKANPNLKAEKAKNWELGLAGSGKAGNFKLSGFKTKYRDFIELTYMGVSSDDPNKPTYAPISDKTALVSSPVWQNQNRTAAWVKGIEFNGTWNLDSIGLPKGLHTGLNVSYIKGKATQNNGKETPINALSPWTAVYSLGYDAPSKRWGINAYATRTAAKKPSDTVHSNDDLNNPWPYAKHSKAYTLFDLSAYLNIGKQVTLRAAAYNITNKQYYTWESLRSIREFGTVNRVDNNTHAGIQRFTSPGRSYNFTIEAKF, encoded by the coding sequence ATGCACATCCCCTTCAAGCCCGTATTGGCTGCCGCCGCCATCGCCCAAGCGTTTCCCGCCTTTGCGGCAGACCCTGCGCCACAGTCCACCCAAACGCTGAACGAAATCACCGTTACCGGCACGCACAAAACCCAAAAACTCGGCGAAGAAAAAATCCGCCGCAAAACCTTAGACAAGCTCTTGGTCAACGACGAACACGACCTGGTGCGCTACGACCCCGGCATTTCCGTCGTCGAAGGCGGCAGGGCGGGTTCTAACGGCTTTACCATACGCGGCGTGGACAAAGACCGCGTCGCCATCAACGTTGACGGGCTGGCGCAGGCGGAAAGCCGCTCTTCCGAAGCCTTCCAAGAATTGTTCGGCGCATACGGCAACTTCAATGCCAACCGCAATACTTCCGAACCCGAAAACTTCTCGGAAGTAACCATCACCAAAGGCGCGGACTCGCTCAAATCCGGCAGCGGCGCATTGGGCGGCGCAGTCAATTACCAAACCAAATCCGCAAGCGATTATGTTTCCGAAGGCAAGCCCTACCATTTGGGGATAAAGGGCGGCAGCGTCGGCAAAAACAGCCAAAAGTTCAGCAGCATCACCGCCGCCGGCAGGCTCTATGGTTTGGATGCCTTATTGGTTTATACCCGCCGCTTCGGCAAAGAAACCAAAAACCGCTCGACCGAGGGCGATGTTGAAATTAGAAACCCCGGATATATCTATAACCCGACCGACACATCCGGACCCAGCAAATGGCTGGAGTACGTCGCCACAGGGGTTGCGCGCTCCCGCCCCGACCCGCAAGAATGGGTAAACAAAAGCACCCTGTTCAAGCTGGGCTACAATTTCAACGACCGCAACCGCATCGGCTGGATTTTTGAAGACTCGCGCACCGACCGTTTTACCAACGAACTGTCTAATTTGTGGACGGGTACGACCACATCTCTCGCAACGGGCGACTACCGCCACCGCCAAGACGTGAGCTACCGCCGCCGCTCCGGCGTCGAATACAAAAACGAATTGGAACACGGCCCGTGGGACAGCCTCAAGCTGCGCTACGACAAGCAGCGCATCGATATGAACACCTGGACTTGGGACATCCCGAAAAATTACGATACAAACGGCATCAACGGCGAGGTTTACCATTCGTTCCGGCATATCCGCCAAAACACCGCGCAATGGACTGCCGATTTTGAAAAACAACTCGACTTTTCCAAAGCCGTTTGGGCGGCGCAATACGGCTTGGGCGGCGGCAGAGGGGACAATGCCAACTCGGATTACAGCTATTTCGCAAAACTGTACGACCCCAAAATCCTCACTACCAACCAAGGTAAAATCACGATGCTGATCGAAAACCGGTCGAAATATAAATTTGCCTATTGGAACAATGCGTTTCACTTGGGCGGCAACGACCGCTTCCGCCTGAATGCGGGCATACGCTACGACAAAAACAGCAGCAGCGCGAAAGACGATCCGAAATACACCACCGCCATCCGGGGGCAGATTCCCCATTTGGGTTCGGAACGCGCGCACGCGGGCTTCAGCTACGGCACGGGGTTCGACTGGCGGTTTACCAAGCATCTGCACTTGTTGGTAAAATACAGCACCGGCTTCCGCGCACCGACTTCAGACGAAACCTGGCTATTGTTCCCGCACCCCGATTTCTACCTGAAAGCCAACCCAAACCTGAAAGCGGAAAAAGCCAAAAACTGGGAATTAGGTCTGGCGGGCAGCGGCAAAGCGGGCAACTTCAAGCTCTCGGGCTTCAAAACCAAATACCGCGACTTTATCGAATTGACGTATATGGGTGTTTCGTCAGACGATCCGAACAAACCCACCTACGCCCCGATTTCAGACAAAACGGCATTGGTCAGCTCGCCCGTTTGGCAAAACCAAAACCGCACCGCCGCCTGGGTGAAAGGCATAGAGTTTAACGGCACTTGGAACCTCGACAGCATCGGGCTGCCCAAAGGTTTGCATACCGGCCTCAACGTCAGCTACATCAAAGGCAAGGCAACGCAAAACAACGGCAAAGAAACGCCCATCAACGCGCTTTCGCCGTGGACGGCGGTTTACAGCCTGGGCTATGACGCGCCTTCCAAACGCTGGGGCATCAACGCCTACGCCACGCGCACCGCCGCCAAAAAGCCGTCCGACACCGTACACAGCAACGACGACTTGAACAACCCGTGGCCTTATGCCAAACACAGCAAGGCCTATACGCTGTTCGACCTTTCCGCCTACCTCAACATCGGCAAACAGGTTACGCTCCGCGCCGCCGCGTACAACATTACCAACAAGCAGTACTACACTTGGGAATCTTTACGCAGCATCCGCGAGTTCGGCACGGTCAACCGCGTTGACAACAATACCCACGCCGGCATCCAACGCTTTACCTCGCCGGGCAGGAGCTACAATTTCACCATCGAAGCGAAGTTCTAA
- the ppk2 gene encoding polyphosphate kinase 2, with protein sequence MADHQLQPFENVELGEKQDQLQVFEKAVLEHEGKGSAEDSGTAPLPENYPYRKRMRRAAYEAEKAKLQIELLKVQSWVKDSGQRIVSLFEGRDAAGKGGTIKRFMEHLNPRGARVVALEKPTTTERGQWYFQRYIQNLPTAGEMVFFDRSWYNRAGVERVMGFCEPNEYMLFMRQTPELERMLVASGIHLFKFWFSVSREEQLRRFISRRDDPLKHWKLSPVDIQSLDRWDDYTEAKNAMFFHTHTGDAPWVIIRSDDKKRARLNCIRYFLHQLDYPGKDVKAIGKVDEKIVLVPDTRYKDKNIDLGHD encoded by the coding sequence ATGGCAGACCACCAGTTGCAACCGTTTGAAAACGTAGAATTGGGCGAAAAGCAAGACCAGCTCCAAGTATTTGAAAAAGCTGTTTTGGAACACGAAGGCAAAGGTTCTGCCGAAGATTCCGGCACTGCCCCGCTGCCCGAAAACTACCCCTACCGCAAACGTATGCGCCGCGCCGCCTACGAAGCCGAAAAAGCCAAACTGCAAATCGAATTGCTGAAAGTGCAAAGCTGGGTCAAAGACTCCGGCCAGCGCATCGTCAGCCTGTTTGAAGGCCGCGACGCGGCAGGCAAGGGCGGCACGATCAAACGCTTTATGGAACATTTAAACCCGCGCGGTGCGCGCGTGGTCGCACTGGAAAAACCGACCACCACCGAACGCGGACAATGGTATTTCCAACGCTACATCCAAAACCTGCCGACTGCGGGCGAAATGGTATTCTTCGACCGCTCGTGGTACAACCGCGCCGGCGTGGAGCGCGTGATGGGCTTTTGCGAACCCAACGAATATATGCTCTTTATGCGCCAAACACCCGAATTGGAACGTATGCTCGTCGCCAGCGGCATCCATCTGTTCAAATTCTGGTTCTCCGTATCCCGCGAAGAACAACTGCGCCGCTTCATCTCCCGCCGCGACGACCCCCTGAAACACTGGAAACTGTCCCCCGTGGACATCCAGTCGCTCGACCGCTGGGACGACTACACCGAAGCCAAAAACGCCATGTTCTTCCACACCCACACCGGCGACGCGCCTTGGGTCATCATCCGTTCCGACGACAAAAAACGCGCCCGTTTGAACTGTATCCGCTACTTCCTGCACCAGTTGGACTACCCGGGCAAAGACGTGAAAGCCATCGGCAAAGTGGATGAAAAAATCGTCCTCGTCCCCGATACGCGCTACAAAGACAAAAACATCGACCTCGGTCATGACTGA
- the aldA gene encoding aldehyde dehydrogenase, producing the protein MKQLAMYINGRFENDFNGEWRDVLNPSTEEAIAREPKGGKADVDRAVAAARAAQPAWERLPAVERGAYLRKIAQGIRERADELTDTIVAEGGKTKDLARVEVMFTADYLDYQAEWARRYEGEIIQSDRPRENILLFKRPLGVIAGILPWNFPFFLIARKMGPALVTGNTIVVKPSSVTPINCHIFAKIVDAVGLPAGVFNVVNGPGAEIGNALSAHPQVDMVSLTGSVEAGRQVMEAASANITKVSLELGGKAPAIVLKDADLDLAVKSILASRVGNTGQICNCAERVYVHSSLKDAFIEKMTAAMKGVRYGNPAEAEAGALEMGPLIEERAVKAVAEKVERAVKQGAKLVCGGKRAEGRGYFFEPTLLTDTDNSMDIMKEETFGPVLPVSAFDTLDQVIALANDCEFGLTSSVYTTNLNEAFYVTRRLQFGETYINRENFEAMQGFHAGWKKSGIGGADGKHGLEEYLQTQVVYLETDI; encoded by the coding sequence ATGAAACAATTGGCCATGTACATCAACGGACGCTTTGAAAACGATTTCAACGGCGAATGGCGCGACGTATTGAACCCTTCCACCGAAGAGGCCATCGCCCGCGAACCCAAAGGCGGCAAAGCAGACGTTGACCGCGCCGTAGCGGCGGCGCGTGCGGCGCAACCGGCTTGGGAGCGTCTGCCTGCGGTCGAACGCGGCGCGTATTTGCGCAAAATCGCCCAAGGCATACGCGAACGCGCCGACGAGCTGACCGACACCATCGTTGCCGAAGGTGGCAAAACCAAAGACTTGGCGCGCGTGGAAGTGATGTTCACCGCCGACTATCTCGATTATCAAGCCGAATGGGCGCGCCGTTACGAAGGCGAAATCATCCAAAGCGACCGCCCGCGCGAAAACATTTTATTGTTCAAACGTCCGCTGGGCGTGATTGCCGGCATTTTGCCGTGGAACTTCCCCTTCTTCCTGATTGCCCGCAAAATGGGCCCCGCTTTGGTAACGGGCAACACCATCGTCGTCAAACCCAGCAGCGTAACCCCGATCAACTGCCACATCTTCGCCAAAATCGTCGATGCGGTCGGATTGCCCGCAGGCGTGTTCAACGTAGTGAACGGCCCTGGCGCGGAAATCGGCAATGCCTTGTCCGCCCATCCGCAAGTCGATATGGTCAGCCTGACCGGCTCCGTCGAAGCAGGCCGCCAAGTGATGGAAGCCGCTTCCGCCAACATCACCAAAGTCTCGCTAGAACTCGGCGGTAAAGCGCCTGCCATCGTTTTGAAAGACGCGGATTTAGACTTGGCGGTAAAATCCATCTTGGCTTCGCGCGTCGGCAACACCGGTCAAATCTGCAACTGCGCCGAGCGCGTCTATGTCCACAGCAGCCTGAAAGACGCGTTTATCGAAAAAATGACCGCCGCGATGAAAGGCGTGCGCTACGGCAACCCTGCCGAAGCCGAAGCCGGCGCGCTGGAAATGGGCCCGCTGATTGAAGAGCGCGCCGTCAAAGCCGTTGCCGAAAAAGTGGAACGGGCAGTCAAACAAGGTGCGAAACTGGTTTGCGGCGGCAAACGCGCCGAAGGACGCGGCTATTTCTTCGAGCCGACCCTGCTGACCGACACCGACAACAGTATGGACATTATGAAAGAAGAAACCTTCGGCCCCGTTCTGCCTGTTTCCGCTTTCGACACGCTCGACCAAGTCATCGCACTGGCTAACGATTGCGAGTTTGGTCTGACCAGTTCTGTTTATACGACTAATTTAAACGAAGCCTTCTACGTTACCCGCCGCCTGCAATTCGGCGAAACCTACATCAACCGCGAAAACTTTGAAGCCATGCAAGGCTTCCACGCAGGCTGGAAAAAATCCGGTATCGGCGGCGCGGACGGCAAACACGGTTTGGAAGAATATCTGCAAACCCAAGTCGTTTATCTGGAAACCGACATTTAA
- a CDS encoding bifunctional chorismate-binding protein/class IV aminotransferase produces the protein MSYFTLFDDAVSGRAKLCQNHVESRFFHYKELDLLDDALQKGWQKGLHAVLFADYGFGLPLMGVESERGGNLALHWFADCADTDAESWLAQNSDGIPAGISTPQSSVSEADYLDRIRQIHEAIRRGDTYQINYTTRLHLQAYGNPVTLYRRLRQPVPYAVLSHLPDAQGQSAWTLCFSPELFLKIASDGIVATEPMKGTAPILDDGQDERRAAELQNDPKNRAENVMIVDLLRNDLGKIARTGKVCVPEPFKVSRFGSVWQMTSTIRAQALPHTSFADILRAAFPCGSITGAPKKMSMQIIESLEAEPRGLYTGSIGYLNPCSGGLGFEGIFNVVIRTLSLKPVSASDGIVSGIGGSDSNAQARTAGQGGATPHPFEANPPYRGVYGVGSGIVIDSDPAAEYRECGWKARFLNELRPDFGIFETLRVENGRCALLDRHLCRLNTAARALNLPLPDGCENQIKQYIADLPDGAFRVKALLASDGISLSHAVLNHLADKQRVIISPAVLPAQNYLRRFKTTHRALFDQAWQTAETQGAFDSLFFNSDGILLEGGRSNVFIKHRGQWLTPSLDLDILNGIMRQAVLDEPQKYLQTNQVIETHITQKTLQEAEEIRLSNALRGVFAAALA, from the coding sequence ATGTCCTATTTCACCCTGTTTGACGATGCCGTAAGCGGCCGCGCAAAACTCTGTCAAAATCATGTGGAAAGCCGTTTTTTCCATTATAAGGAACTGGATTTGCTGGACGATGCGCTGCAAAAGGGCTGGCAAAAAGGGCTGCATGCCGTGTTGTTTGCAGACTACGGATTCGGTTTGCCGCTGATGGGGGTTGAGTCCGAACGCGGCGGCAATCTTGCCCTGCACTGGTTTGCCGACTGCGCCGACACCGATGCCGAAAGCTGGCTTGCCCAAAATTCAGACGGCATCCCCGCCGGCATTTCCACGCCGCAATCCTCCGTATCCGAAGCCGATTACCTCGACCGCATCCGCCAAATCCACGAAGCCATCCGGCGCGGCGACACCTATCAAATCAACTACACCACCCGCCTGCACCTGCAAGCCTACGGCAATCCCGTCACCCTCTACCGCCGCCTGCGCCAACCCGTCCCCTATGCCGTCTTGTCCCACCTGCCCGATGCACAAGGGCAATCCGCGTGGACGCTGTGTTTTTCGCCCGAACTCTTCCTCAAAATCGCTTCAGACGGCATCGTCGCCACCGAGCCGATGAAAGGCACCGCGCCGATTTTGGACGACGGGCAAGACGAACGCCGCGCCGCCGAGTTGCAAAACGACCCGAAAAACCGCGCCGAAAACGTGATGATTGTCGATTTGCTGCGTAACGACCTCGGCAAAATCGCCCGAACCGGCAAAGTATGCGTGCCAGAGCCGTTTAAAGTATCGCGTTTCGGCAGCGTTTGGCAGATGACCAGCACCATCCGGGCGCAAGCCCTGCCGCACACCTCGTTCGCCGACATCCTCCGCGCCGCCTTCCCCTGCGGCAGCATCACCGGCGCGCCCAAAAAAATGAGTATGCAGATTATCGAATCGCTCGAAGCCGAACCGCGCGGACTTTATACGGGCAGCATCGGCTATTTGAACCCGTGTTCCGGCGGCTTGGGGTTTGAAGGCATATTCAACGTCGTTATCCGCACCTTATCGCTCAAACCCGTTTCGGCTTCAGACGGCATTGTTTCAGGCATCGGCGGCTCGGATTCAAACGCGCAAGCCCGAACGGCAGGGCAAGGCGGGGCAACGCCACATCCGTTTGAAGCCAATCCGCCGTATCGGGGCGTGTACGGTGTCGGTTCCGGCATCGTCATCGACAGCGACCCCGCCGCCGAATATCGGGAATGCGGCTGGAAAGCCCGTTTCCTCAACGAATTGCGCCCCGATTTCGGCATTTTTGAAACCCTGCGCGTCGAAAACGGACGCTGCGCCCTGCTCGACCGCCACCTATGCCGTCTGAACACCGCCGCACGCGCCCTCAACCTGCCCCTGCCCGACGGCTGCGAAAATCAAATCAAACAATACATTGCCGACTTGCCCGACGGCGCGTTCCGCGTCAAAGCCCTGCTCGCTTCAGACGGCATCAGCCTGTCCCACGCCGTTTTAAACCATTTGGCTGACAAACAACGCGTCATCATTTCGCCCGCCGTCCTGCCCGCACAAAACTACCTGCGCCGCTTCAAAACCACTCACCGCGCCCTCTTCGACCAAGCGTGGCAAACCGCCGAAACACAAGGCGCGTTCGACAGCCTGTTTTTCAATTCGGACGGCATCCTGCTCGAAGGCGGCAGAAGCAACGTCTTCATCAAACATCGCGGACAATGGCTTACGCCCTCTTTAGATTTAGACATTTTAAACGGCATAATGCGCCAAGCCGTGTTGGACGAACCGCAAAAATATTTGCAAACAAATCAAGTAATCGAAACACACATCACACAAAAAACACTGCAAGAAGCCGAAGAAATCCGCCTCTCCAACGCCCTGCGCGGCGTATTTGCCGCCGCCCTTGCCTGA
- a CDS encoding ABC transporter ATP-binding protein has product MSPSPFIEMKDVAFAYGDRPILNDINFSIPQGNFAAVMGGSGSGKTTLMRLITGQIRPQSGQVLIEGRDLSGFSADELYEHRRRMGVLFQHGALFTDLSVFDNIAFPMRELTQLPEAVIRDLVLLKLNAVGLRGVENLMPSELSGGMSRRVALARTIALDPEIMLYDEPFTGLDPISLGVIAHLISRVNKALRSTSVMVTHDIEKSLEIVDQVIFLAHGEIMFSGSPQEMRELDSPWVRQFVGGLADGPVAYRYPAQTSLQQDLLG; this is encoded by the coding sequence ATGAGCCCATCCCCCTTTATCGAAATGAAAGACGTCGCCTTTGCGTATGGCGACCGCCCGATTCTGAACGACATCAATTTCAGCATTCCGCAAGGCAATTTTGCCGCCGTGATGGGCGGTTCGGGCAGCGGCAAAACCACGCTGATGAGGCTGATTACAGGACAGATTCGTCCGCAGTCCGGGCAGGTTTTGATTGAAGGACGTGATTTGTCGGGCTTTTCGGCTGACGAATTGTACGAACACCGCCGCCGTATGGGTGTGTTGTTCCAACACGGCGCACTGTTTACCGATTTGTCTGTATTTGACAATATTGCTTTTCCGATGCGCGAACTGACGCAACTGCCGGAAGCGGTGATTCGAGATTTGGTTTTGTTGAAACTGAACGCGGTCGGTCTGCGCGGCGTGGAAAACCTGATGCCGTCCGAGTTGTCCGGCGGGATGTCGCGCCGCGTCGCGCTTGCCCGCACGATTGCGCTCGACCCCGAAATTATGTTGTACGACGAACCGTTTACCGGCCTCGATCCGATTTCCTTGGGCGTGATTGCCCACTTGATCAGCCGCGTCAACAAGGCTTTGCGTTCGACCAGCGTTATGGTAACGCACGACATTGAAAAATCTTTGGAAATCGTCGATCAGGTGATTTTCTTGGCGCACGGCGAAATTATGTTCTCCGGCTCGCCGCAGGAAATGCGCGAACTGGATTCGCCTTGGGTGCGCCAGTTTGTCGGCGGGCTGGCAGACGGCCCCGTAGCATACCGTTATCCGGCGCAAACGTCGTTGCAGCAGGATTTGCTCGGGTAA